A region from the Hyalangium gracile genome encodes:
- a CDS encoding DotU family type IV/VI secretion system protein encodes MKLEHWQSLLRTYRQVRALLEQYLPPEPGADEERTQVRVGQQGLAQLQHLLLGEVADLQKALGGTYREEEIDEASRPFVYLIDELVLRRLADAEQTEWPLLQYKLFGSDAGGDRFYELADEKLAQRGASLLVFELLHFCLTAGFEGRYAGSTARLREYKEKLAARIPKPEAVPAPPPAVAQAPLVHAFPLRYYVASGSVVVLVPVLLWWLSR; translated from the coding sequence ATGAAACTCGAGCATTGGCAGAGCCTGCTGCGGACCTACCGACAGGTGCGCGCACTGCTGGAGCAGTACCTTCCGCCGGAGCCCGGCGCGGACGAGGAGCGCACGCAGGTGCGCGTGGGCCAGCAGGGCCTGGCGCAGCTGCAGCACCTGCTGCTGGGCGAGGTGGCCGATCTCCAGAAGGCCCTGGGTGGCACCTACCGCGAGGAGGAGATCGACGAGGCGAGCCGGCCCTTCGTCTACCTGATCGACGAGCTGGTGCTGCGCCGGCTGGCGGACGCCGAGCAGACGGAGTGGCCGCTGCTCCAGTACAAGCTCTTCGGCTCGGACGCGGGTGGCGATCGCTTCTACGAGCTGGCGGACGAGAAGCTGGCGCAGCGCGGCGCGTCACTGCTCGTCTTCGAGTTGTTGCACTTCTGCCTCACCGCGGGCTTCGAGGGCCGCTACGCCGGCAGCACCGCCCGCCTGCGCGAGTACAAGGAGAAGCTGGCGGCGCGCATCCCCAAGCCGGAGGCCGTGCCTGCTCCCCCTCCGGCCGTCGCCCAGGCCCCCCTCGTTCACGCCTTCCCGCTGCGGTACTACGTGGCGTCCGGAAGCGTGGTGGTTCTGGTTCCGGTGTTACTGTGGTGGCTGTCCAGATGA
- a CDS encoding DUF4280 domain-containing protein, with product MGVQVVTGAMLQCSFGVAPSSLVVLPVNKVMATTPAANIMDNKPLVNILPFGMCQSMANPMVAAATAAAMGVLTPMPCIPATAAPWMPGCPKLLIGNMPAVDSNCKLMCNWGGVIQVVSPGQVTVQDG from the coding sequence ATGGGAGTCCAGGTCGTCACAGGGGCCATGTTGCAGTGCAGCTTCGGCGTCGCCCCCTCGTCGCTGGTGGTGCTGCCCGTCAACAAGGTGATGGCCACGACGCCCGCGGCCAACATCATGGACAACAAGCCCCTGGTGAACATCCTGCCCTTCGGCATGTGCCAGTCGATGGCCAACCCCATGGTGGCGGCGGCGACGGCGGCGGCCATGGGGGTGCTGACGCCCATGCCGTGCATTCCCGCGACGGCGGCGCCTTGGATGCCTGGGTGTCCCAAGCTGCTGATCGGCAACATGCCGGCGGTGGACAGCAACTGCAAACTGATGTGCAACTGGGGCGGCGTCATCCAGGTCGTCTCGCCTGGTCAGGTCACGGTGCAAGATGGGTGA
- a CDS encoding class I adenylate-forming enzyme family protein yields MPFDIKRILDQLESGTPAESAVPAWQQESWQDPDGFVAALAVAHVGRGAPLKSRTAQHYDFFHDLVVRHTTTDRVALRSYDRRTGWQTLTYRQLHEQAARRATDWARQGVKAGAKVCLLYSVGNELLISLAAALGLGACISFLPPQGRRFIARRLATLGPEHIAAEPHQALMLQGFEKLLLQSRGQASPAFTSHTYKPEEPVGLLFSPLVEPAGTPAPLSAEDAWRGALVDGLLTFGLGAGEHLAAPGYHPLQHMPAFLFTTLLRGATYLHLELADLETNPALINEHPVRALGVSPAVRDLLLRTRTSLKSVGHWFRNPEEPIDWVGWRAWVKQCGVAAVPSANVLVDPSAGGAVLVSPRRVRDIHTEAPPAPGRRWTLGDINMSGQESAGDVGMFALLPDKERPPPYVVLTRSFGVYHYGGPRTARREGRVYPSAEVAEFVQTLPFVRGAVVVPAPTGGVAGHYRYVLLIFTGAQPQQSAVWLQTVRRGLELELGAEHLPDRTEFIPLYPRKVKGQVDEPWCQMQYLTGALFRKSTDPLFQALTALRGHLLEKSEPPV; encoded by the coding sequence ATGCCGTTCGACATCAAGAGGATCCTCGACCAGCTCGAGTCCGGCACCCCGGCGGAGTCCGCGGTGCCGGCCTGGCAGCAGGAGAGCTGGCAGGATCCGGATGGGTTCGTCGCGGCGCTGGCCGTGGCCCACGTGGGCCGCGGGGCGCCGCTCAAGAGCCGCACCGCCCAGCACTACGACTTCTTCCACGATCTCGTCGTCCGCCACACCACGACGGATCGCGTGGCCCTGCGCAGCTATGACAGGCGGACGGGCTGGCAGACGCTGACCTACCGCCAGCTGCACGAGCAGGCCGCGCGGAGGGCCACCGACTGGGCCCGGCAGGGCGTCAAGGCCGGCGCCAAGGTGTGCCTGCTCTACTCCGTGGGGAACGAGCTCCTCATCTCCCTGGCGGCGGCCCTGGGGCTGGGGGCCTGCATCAGCTTCCTGCCACCTCAAGGCCGGCGCTTCATCGCTCGGCGGCTGGCCACGCTCGGGCCGGAGCACATCGCCGCCGAGCCGCACCAGGCGCTGATGCTGCAGGGCTTCGAGAAGCTGCTGCTGCAGAGCCGCGGCCAGGCCTCTCCGGCCTTCACCTCGCACACGTACAAGCCGGAGGAGCCGGTGGGCCTGCTGTTCTCGCCCCTGGTGGAGCCGGCGGGCACTCCGGCGCCGCTCTCGGCGGAGGATGCGTGGCGGGGGGCGCTGGTGGACGGCCTGCTCACCTTCGGCCTCGGGGCCGGCGAGCACCTGGCGGCCCCGGGCTACCACCCGCTGCAGCACATGCCGGCCTTCCTCTTCACCACGCTGCTGCGCGGGGCCACCTACCTCCACCTCGAGCTGGCGGATCTCGAGACGAACCCGGCGCTGATCAACGAGCACCCGGTGCGCGCGCTCGGGGTGAGCCCGGCGGTGAGGGATCTGCTGCTGCGCACCCGCACCTCCCTGAAGAGCGTGGGCCACTGGTTCCGCAACCCCGAGGAGCCCATCGACTGGGTCGGCTGGCGGGCCTGGGTCAAGCAGTGCGGCGTGGCCGCGGTGCCGTCCGCCAACGTGCTGGTGGATCCGTCCGCCGGAGGCGCGGTGCTCGTCTCGCCACGGCGGGTGAGGGACATCCACACCGAGGCGCCTCCGGCTCCCGGCCGTCGCTGGACGCTGGGAGACATCAACATGAGCGGCCAGGAGTCGGCGGGAGATGTGGGCATGTTCGCCCTCCTGCCGGACAAGGAGCGGCCGCCTCCCTACGTCGTCCTCACGCGCTCCTTTGGCGTGTACCACTACGGTGGGCCCCGCACGGCGAGGAGGGAAGGGCGCGTCTACCCGTCCGCCGAGGTGGCGGAGTTCGTCCAGACACTGCCCTTCGTCCGAGGCGCCGTCGTGGTGCCGGCTCCCACGGGTGGGGTGGCGGGCCACTACCGCTACGTGCTGCTGATCTTCACCGGCGCCCAGCCTCAGCAGTCGGCGGTGTGGCTGCAGACGGTGCGGCGCGGCCTCGAGCTCGAGCTGGGCGCCGAGCACCTGCCGGATCGCACCGAGTTCATCCCGCTGTACCCTCGCAAGGTGAAGGGGCAGGTAGACGAGCCCTGGTGCCAGATGCAGTACCTGACAGGTGCGCTGTTCCGGAAGAGCACGGATCCGCTCTTTCAGGCCCTCACGGCGCTGCGAGGCCACCTGCTGGAAAAGTCGGAGCCGCCTGTGTGA
- the tssB gene encoding type VI secretion system contractile sheath small subunit: protein MPIQDKLPKSRITLVYRTNINGQEEDVKLPFRVVVLGDFSLGRSKDRQVDLEERKLRSVTGSNLNELMKDMGMSISFDVDDKLSADGEGKMAVELPIDRMKSFHPDEIVNHVPKLKALMLLRKLLLEMQSDIDNRKDLRRKLYELFSNKEELKKLLESEQLKSYASMRLPAAAAAKPDGSQPALPANAPAPAVATAKA from the coding sequence GTGCCCATCCAGGACAAGCTACCCAAGTCTCGCATCACGCTCGTCTACCGCACCAACATCAACGGCCAGGAAGAGGACGTCAAGCTCCCCTTCCGCGTCGTGGTGCTCGGTGACTTCTCTCTCGGTCGCTCCAAGGACCGGCAGGTGGACCTCGAGGAGCGCAAGCTGCGCTCCGTCACCGGCAGCAACCTGAACGAGCTGATGAAGGACATGGGGATGTCCATCTCCTTCGACGTGGACGACAAGCTCAGCGCCGATGGCGAAGGGAAGATGGCCGTCGAGCTGCCCATCGACCGGATGAAGTCCTTCCACCCGGACGAGATCGTCAACCACGTGCCCAAGCTCAAGGCGCTGATGCTCCTGCGCAAGCTCCTGCTGGAGATGCAGTCGGACATCGACAACCGCAAGGATCTGCGCCGCAAGCTCTACGAGCTGTTCTCCAACAAGGAGGAGCTCAAGAAGCTGCTGGAGAGCGAGCAGCTCAAGAGCTACGCCAGCATGCGCCTGCCCGCGGCGGCCGCCGCCAAGCCGGACGGCTCCCAGCCCGCGCTCCCCGCGAATGCTCCCGCTCCCGCCGTGGCCACCGCCAAGGCCTGA
- the tssK gene encoding type VI secretion system baseplate subunit TssK encodes MQRHKLARVRWQVGQTLLPEHFRAQDEALSSEARLHAELSGLPQVGIASLAWSEALLAEGSLSLSTLTAVMPGGFLVDVPGNAAVPSFSLEATGRAEVTVYLHLLEDTRGTEGVPLYSGEPPNVQRVLHKLQLSSEQSVDRALSSLELVSFSKGLEGNWRPQSEKVPPLLLVGPNPFLNELLFELDMLLEKAHGQLRTLLLDSYQRAERLASARRTLLEVRRLQAVRADMRVGICPHPYHFFDALRRFYFEVCCYLELEPGESMPTYQHTELAASLGGWMQLLNRAFRPEDTRLTYKPFDSKDGQFILSPLPALEKGVESELYLLVRSEDPSRPPSMEGVKVASPSRLPLVRRLALRGIPFQHVPHPAFPHAFGPEITWYRLSLGEEWQYALRDNGMAFFVTPALQGHQVFLFWRRA; translated from the coding sequence ATGCAGCGCCACAAGCTCGCGCGGGTCCGCTGGCAGGTCGGCCAGACGCTCCTTCCCGAGCACTTTCGCGCCCAGGACGAGGCGCTCTCGTCCGAGGCGCGGCTGCATGCCGAGCTGTCCGGGCTGCCTCAGGTCGGTATCGCCTCGCTCGCATGGAGCGAGGCGCTGCTGGCCGAGGGCAGCCTGTCCCTCTCCACGCTGACCGCCGTCATGCCGGGCGGCTTCCTGGTGGATGTGCCCGGCAACGCGGCCGTGCCGTCGTTCTCGCTGGAGGCCACCGGCCGCGCGGAGGTCACCGTCTACCTGCACCTGCTCGAGGACACGCGCGGCACCGAGGGCGTGCCCCTGTACTCGGGCGAGCCTCCCAACGTGCAGCGCGTGCTGCACAAGCTGCAGCTGTCCAGCGAGCAGTCCGTGGATCGGGCCCTGTCCTCGCTGGAGCTGGTGTCCTTCTCCAAGGGGCTGGAGGGCAACTGGCGCCCCCAGAGCGAGAAGGTGCCGCCGCTGCTGCTGGTGGGGCCCAACCCCTTCCTCAACGAGCTTCTCTTCGAGCTGGACATGCTGCTGGAGAAGGCGCACGGCCAGCTGCGCACGCTGCTGCTGGACAGCTACCAGCGCGCGGAGCGGCTCGCCAGCGCGCGCCGCACCCTGCTCGAGGTGCGCAGGCTGCAGGCGGTGCGCGCGGACATGCGCGTGGGCATCTGTCCGCACCCGTACCACTTCTTCGACGCCCTGCGCCGGTTCTACTTCGAGGTGTGCTGCTACCTGGAGCTGGAGCCCGGCGAGTCCATGCCCACCTACCAGCACACCGAGCTCGCCGCGTCGCTCGGCGGGTGGATGCAGCTGCTGAACCGGGCCTTCCGTCCCGAGGACACGCGGCTCACCTACAAGCCCTTCGACTCGAAGGACGGACAGTTCATCCTCTCGCCGCTGCCCGCGCTGGAGAAGGGCGTGGAGAGCGAGCTGTACCTGCTGGTGCGCAGCGAGGATCCCAGCCGTCCGCCCTCCATGGAGGGGGTGAAGGTGGCCAGCCCCTCGCGCCTGCCGCTGGTGCGCCGGCTGGCGCTGCGGGGCATTCCGTTCCAGCACGTGCCGCACCCGGCCTTCCCTCACGCCTTCGGCCCGGAGATCACCTGGTACCGGCTGTCGCTGGGCGAGGAGTGGCAGTACGCGCTGCGCGACAACGGCATGGCCTTCTTCGTGACGCCGGCGCTGCAGGGCCACCAGGTGTTCCTCTTCTGGCGGAGGGCGTGA
- the tssC gene encoding type VI secretion system contractile sheath large subunit produces the protein MAEKNVLKELFEVRGFDIPTNAQPMVGTGLVPVATNDQQVPGDERFMSALAAMLYNVEPIQDEAGQTRFDKGEVMKAIARVDELIEAQMNEIIHNESFQKMEAAWRGLDDLVQNTNFQADITIDILDVDKEELNEDFEKNSSNIFSSALFDKMYIKEYDQFGGRPYGVMLGLYDFSSSRQDITWLERMGKVANASHCPFIAAASPKFFDCDSVEQLESLKNLDGVLSHPRYGKWNELREKEEAAYIGLTLPRYVVRLPWDPDKNPCDVLNFKEDAQGDTKKYLWGNTAYLMGRNLVKAFEQSGWCQSIRGPKGGGLVTGLPVDTFTLRGQKMIQAPVEIAIPDYREYEFARNGFIPLVYRKGSGEATFFSTQSIKRAKKFKDPKDSENSQLVTNLAYTFSITRLAHYIKSIMRDNIGSTADAGYVQRQIDAWLSNYVTTVVNPDDLTLRRFPFKATNVMVESRPGEIGWYDCKVAVLPHIQFEGLNVELMLESRLG, from the coding sequence ATGGCCGAAAAGAATGTGCTGAAAGAGCTGTTCGAAGTCCGCGGGTTCGACATCCCCACCAACGCCCAGCCGATGGTCGGCACGGGCCTGGTCCCCGTCGCCACCAATGATCAGCAGGTCCCCGGGGACGAGCGCTTCATGTCCGCCCTGGCGGCCATGCTCTACAACGTGGAGCCCATCCAGGACGAGGCGGGGCAGACCCGCTTCGACAAGGGCGAGGTGATGAAGGCCATCGCCCGCGTGGATGAGCTGATCGAAGCGCAGATGAACGAGATCATCCACAACGAGAGCTTCCAGAAGATGGAGGCCGCGTGGCGTGGGCTGGATGACCTCGTGCAGAACACCAACTTCCAGGCCGACATCACCATCGACATCCTGGACGTGGACAAGGAGGAGCTGAACGAGGACTTCGAGAAGAACTCGAGCAACATCTTCTCCAGCGCCCTCTTCGACAAGATGTACATCAAGGAGTACGACCAGTTCGGCGGCCGTCCCTACGGCGTCATGCTGGGCCTGTACGACTTCTCCTCGTCCCGTCAGGACATCACCTGGCTGGAGCGCATGGGCAAGGTGGCCAACGCCTCGCACTGCCCGTTCATCGCCGCGGCCAGCCCCAAGTTCTTCGACTGCGACAGCGTGGAGCAGCTCGAGTCGCTCAAGAACCTGGACGGCGTGCTCAGCCACCCGCGCTACGGCAAGTGGAACGAGCTGCGCGAGAAGGAAGAGGCCGCGTACATCGGCCTGACGCTGCCGCGCTACGTGGTCCGCCTGCCGTGGGATCCGGACAAGAACCCGTGCGACGTCCTCAACTTCAAGGAGGACGCCCAGGGTGACACCAAGAAGTACCTCTGGGGCAACACCGCCTACCTCATGGGCCGCAACCTGGTGAAGGCCTTCGAGCAGTCCGGCTGGTGCCAGTCCATCCGCGGCCCCAAGGGCGGCGGCCTCGTCACCGGCCTGCCGGTGGACACCTTCACCCTGCGCGGGCAGAAGATGATCCAGGCCCCGGTGGAGATCGCCATCCCGGACTACCGCGAGTACGAGTTCGCTCGCAACGGCTTCATCCCGCTCGTGTACCGCAAGGGCTCGGGTGAGGCGACGTTCTTCAGCACCCAGTCCATCAAGCGGGCCAAGAAGTTCAAGGACCCGAAGGACTCGGAGAACTCTCAGCTGGTGACGAACCTGGCCTACACGTTCTCCATCACCCGGCTGGCGCACTACATCAAGAGCATCATGCGCGACAACATCGGCAGCACCGCGGACGCCGGCTACGTGCAGCGGCAGATCGACGCGTGGCTGTCCAACTACGTCACCACCGTGGTCAACCCGGACGACCTGACGCTGCGCCGCTTCCCGTTCAAGGCCACCAACGTCATGGTGGAGTCGCGGCCCGGTGAGATCGGCTGGTACGACTGCAAGGTGGCGGTGCTGCCGCACATCCAGTTCGAAGGTCTCAATGTGGAGCTGATGCTCGAGTCCCGCCTGGGCTAG
- a CDS encoding GPW/gp25 family protein, translating into MGRPAFLDKFTSAWQRQGGNGELEQVRQNLESVLNTKEGYGYFVDGFGLGRYTEKFGTQDLMKTLTGEMLHSVETHEPRLRDAELELRGRDSGLWLHFVLTATLNGEPCTLRILFHTVSGQVRVEEDEER; encoded by the coding sequence ATGGGGCGCCCGGCCTTCCTCGACAAGTTCACCAGCGCCTGGCAGCGCCAGGGCGGCAACGGCGAGCTGGAGCAGGTGCGCCAGAACCTCGAGTCCGTGCTGAACACGAAGGAGGGCTACGGCTACTTCGTCGACGGCTTTGGGCTGGGGCGCTACACGGAGAAGTTCGGCACCCAGGATCTGATGAAGACGCTCACCGGGGAGATGCTGCACTCGGTGGAGACGCACGAGCCACGGCTTCGGGACGCGGAGCTGGAGCTGCGCGGCCGGGACTCGGGGCTGTGGCTGCACTTCGTGCTGACGGCGACGCTGAACGGTGAGCCGTGCACCTTGCGGATCCTCTTCCACACCGTGAGCGGTCAGGTCCGGGTGGAAGAGGACGAGGAGCGCTGA
- a CDS encoding type VI secretion system protein IglI family protein — protein sequence MGEPAKVVSPLEPHLLDQLLEAEAPDLDSADERLGKVNDLVAKSAYLDAARAAEALLREGLYDVRLVGPYLLGLFLEGGLAAMPVVFHSLSSMLLRNWQFFGPRERKDVYADGSLRWLLKVLNKHLEHHERLKDDTFRRWSDVSNREPLEQALALSEEIFSSFSRVMPRNGCEAPFRRFTQWLEGHLQTLPVPAPVEEAAPEPEEESQEEEQAPAQARPAPTPAAGPTLPVSPALADLMRKLDAFNTLMERGDFVRAGVVAADVLAVIERFDPRVYLPSLFSRFFAGLSTHAEQVEPLMQNTDSLSFRALDQLYRVDLPAFLAQSAESNETEE from the coding sequence ATGGGTGAACCCGCGAAGGTCGTCTCTCCCCTGGAGCCTCACCTCCTGGATCAGCTCCTGGAGGCCGAGGCGCCGGATCTGGACAGCGCTGACGAGCGCCTGGGGAAGGTCAACGATCTGGTGGCCAAGAGCGCCTACCTCGATGCGGCGCGGGCCGCCGAGGCGCTGCTGCGCGAGGGCCTGTACGACGTGCGCCTCGTGGGCCCCTACCTCCTCGGCCTCTTCCTCGAGGGCGGCCTGGCGGCGATGCCGGTGGTGTTCCACTCGCTCTCCAGCATGCTGCTGCGCAACTGGCAGTTCTTCGGTCCGCGCGAGCGCAAGGACGTCTACGCCGACGGGAGCCTGCGCTGGCTGCTCAAGGTGCTCAACAAGCACCTCGAGCACCACGAGCGCCTCAAGGACGACACGTTCCGTCGCTGGAGCGACGTGTCCAACCGCGAGCCGCTGGAGCAGGCGCTCGCCCTGAGCGAGGAGATCTTCTCCTCGTTCAGCCGGGTGATGCCCCGCAACGGCTGCGAGGCTCCGTTCCGCCGCTTCACCCAGTGGCTGGAGGGGCACCTGCAGACCCTCCCGGTCCCGGCCCCGGTGGAGGAGGCCGCGCCCGAGCCCGAGGAGGAGTCTCAGGAGGAGGAGCAGGCTCCAGCGCAGGCACGTCCCGCGCCGACGCCCGCGGCGGGGCCCACCCTTCCGGTGTCTCCCGCGCTGGCCGACCTGATGCGCAAGCTGGACGCGTTCAACACGCTGATGGAGCGTGGGGACTTCGTGCGCGCCGGCGTGGTGGCGGCGGACGTGCTGGCGGTGATCGAGCGCTTCGATCCGCGCGTGTACCTGCCCTCGCTCTTCTCGCGGTTCTTCGCCGGCCTGAGCACCCACGCCGAGCAGGTGGAGCCGCTCATGCAGAACACCGACTCGCTCTCCTTCCGCGCGCTGGATCAGCTCTACCGCGTGGACCTGCCCGCCTTCCTCGCGCAGAGCGCGGAGTCGAACGAGACGGAGGAGTAG
- a CDS encoding type VI secretion system baseplate subunit TssF — protein sequence MSASSELIYQDYLNELDALERFRQRFLGSHPTVPLDREDPHVRRLIESMAFFSVQTRLATQHNLRSTWLRLFSSFFDFLLRPLPAVALVQALPAEKMTETVVLARGTELRLSPAHGVTGSFRTRRHLRILPISMVGSEVVRLTDGNYRLILRFESSFPRRDAVGLLSLHVRHLDEYRPSLAVFHALARQLKQVGVVYDAQADSTSQGLPCEFSFGDAPEALDDASRYEHPVQRVRAFFQQPEQGLFLHVAVPSHRKEWTRFSLCLDLDKSWTVGRSPYPDFLHPFVVPVENLKAEPAQPIVADGTRSEYTIRGMTAGRDLQLHSVTGVYALSKAGRTPMRPAFLPGEGPSYELDEGLDEEMRPRHSLLVRLPEAFLEPQKLLVEALWYQPRFVSEAVGRVSVSTPSRHVEGLGWQLVGRLEPHRDSALRNDVAGLTRLLAWKVKSTLERNELAALLSYLGTPSEEPFRRVIPWIRELKATVAPDGALRGSGLLHVYEMLLEPFEPGAEPLVACFLEQVQKLLEAWNGEASVVLRPTVAGAGSFPLKVSS from the coding sequence GTGAGCGCTTCGTCGGAGCTGATCTACCAGGACTACCTGAACGAGCTGGATGCGCTGGAGCGTTTCCGGCAGCGCTTCCTGGGCTCGCACCCCACCGTGCCGCTGGACCGGGAGGATCCGCACGTGCGGCGCCTCATCGAGTCCATGGCGTTCTTCTCGGTGCAGACGCGCCTGGCCACGCAGCACAACCTGCGCTCCACGTGGCTGCGGCTGTTCTCCTCCTTCTTCGACTTCCTGCTGCGCCCGCTGCCCGCGGTGGCGCTGGTGCAGGCGCTGCCCGCCGAGAAGATGACGGAGACGGTGGTGCTGGCGCGCGGCACGGAGTTGCGCCTGTCCCCCGCGCACGGCGTGACGGGCTCGTTCCGCACCCGGCGCCACCTGCGCATCCTGCCCATCTCCATGGTGGGCTCGGAGGTGGTGCGGCTGACGGATGGGAACTACCGGCTCATCCTCCGCTTCGAGTCCAGCTTCCCTCGCCGGGACGCGGTGGGCCTGCTCAGCCTGCACGTGCGCCACCTGGACGAGTACCGGCCCTCGCTGGCCGTCTTCCACGCGCTGGCCCGGCAGCTCAAGCAGGTGGGCGTGGTGTACGACGCGCAGGCCGACAGCACCTCCCAGGGCCTGCCGTGCGAGTTCTCCTTCGGAGATGCGCCCGAGGCGCTGGATGACGCCAGCCGCTACGAGCACCCGGTGCAGCGCGTTCGCGCCTTCTTCCAGCAGCCGGAGCAGGGGCTCTTCCTCCACGTGGCGGTGCCCTCGCACCGCAAGGAGTGGACGCGCTTCAGCCTGTGCCTGGACCTGGACAAGTCGTGGACGGTGGGCCGCTCGCCGTATCCGGACTTCCTCCACCCCTTCGTCGTGCCGGTGGAGAACCTCAAGGCCGAGCCCGCCCAGCCCATCGTCGCCGATGGCACCCGCTCCGAGTACACGATCCGCGGCATGACGGCCGGCAGGGATCTGCAGCTGCACTCGGTCACCGGCGTCTACGCGCTGAGCAAGGCGGGGCGCACGCCCATGCGCCCGGCCTTCCTGCCGGGAGAGGGCCCCAGCTACGAGCTGGACGAGGGGCTCGACGAGGAGATGCGCCCGCGCCACAGCCTGCTGGTGCGGCTGCCCGAGGCCTTCCTCGAGCCGCAGAAGCTGCTGGTGGAGGCGCTCTGGTACCAGCCGCGGTTCGTCTCCGAGGCCGTGGGCCGGGTGAGCGTATCCACGCCCTCGCGGCACGTGGAGGGGCTGGGCTGGCAGCTGGTGGGTCGGCTCGAGCCGCACCGCGACAGCGCGCTGCGCAATGACGTGGCGGGGCTGACGCGGTTGCTGGCGTGGAAGGTGAAGTCCACCCTGGAGCGCAACGAGCTGGCCGCGCTGCTCAGCTACCTGGGCACGCCCTCCGAGGAGCCCTTCCGCCGCGTCATCCCCTGGATCCGCGAGCTGAAGGCCACCGTGGCGCCGGACGGCGCGCTGCGTGGATCAGGCCTGTTGCACGTGTACGAGATGCTGCTGGAGCCCTTCGAGCCTGGCGCCGAGCCCCTGGTGGCCTGCTTCCTGGAGCAGGTGCAGAAACTGTTGGAGGCTTGGAATGGCGAGGCCTCGGTGGTGCTGCGGCCCACCGTGGCCGGGGCGGGCTCCTTCCCGTTGAAGGTATCTTCATGA
- a CDS encoding PH domain-containing protein, with product MGTLVCTVELDKVKGVTVKVENADDQITQTVVMDGTSITITVKGSEETSTIVQKQDSVVITCKDFTVDATGTLTLKSAKESSWASQDILKVESTKDMTFTSSAKLTQSATQDAKLSSNAKVAIEAATNLDMKGMQTSLTASGGENKIDGLTLKMSGKTQAELSSAMTKVSGQGQLGLESSGVAELKGSMTTVGGALVKLG from the coding sequence ATGGGCACGCTGGTCTGCACTGTCGAACTGGACAAGGTGAAAGGCGTCACCGTAAAGGTGGAGAACGCTGACGACCAGATCACCCAGACGGTGGTCATGGACGGCACCAGCATCACCATCACCGTGAAGGGCTCGGAAGAGACGAGCACCATCGTCCAGAAGCAAGACAGCGTCGTCATCACCTGCAAGGACTTCACCGTGGACGCCACCGGGACGCTCACCCTCAAGTCGGCGAAGGAGTCGAGCTGGGCCAGTCAGGACATCCTCAAGGTGGAGAGCACCAAGGACATGACCTTCACCTCCAGCGCCAAGCTGACCCAGTCGGCGACGCAGGACGCCAAGCTGTCCTCCAACGCCAAGGTCGCCATCGAGGCGGCCACCAACCTGGACATGAAGGGCATGCAGACGAGCCTCACGGCCTCGGGCGGAGAGAACAAGATCGACGGGCTCACGCTGAAGATGTCGGGCAAGACGCAGGCGGAGCTGTCCTCGGCCATGACGAAGGTGTCCGGCCAGGGCCAGCTGGGCCTGGAGTCCTCGGGCGTGGCGGAGCTGAAGGGTTCGATGACCACTGTCGGCGGAGCGCTCGTCAAGCTGGGGTGA